In the Bacillus sp. FJAT-42376 genome, GGCAGTGAATAGTTCTTCCAGCTGCTTTTCTGTTTTATTGGGGTCCGGGGATAGATAGTCCAGATTCTTCAGTTCTTCCGGCGCGTTGTATTTCTTTTGGTATAAGGTTTCTTCATGAAAATAGTCGGTTTGCTTTTTGATTTCTTTCTTTTCATATACGTTTGGTGCAATGGTGTCGATATCGGGCGGATCTGGCACTTGTTCTTCGGCCTGGACGGCTGGTGCCTGGATGAGAAGGAGAAGAGCCGTTAACAGGACGGCTCTTTTTCTCATTTTTTTCGTTTGGTTCATTGTGTTCCACCTCATCAGGATTAGGCTTCGTGCGCTTCGTCTCGGGAGGCGCGGTTGTCCATGATGGCTTGGATGATGAATGGGATCAGCGTGACGAGTATCAGGATTCCGCCTAGTACGAGGACGCCTTCTGTAAATTGGTTGCTGGCGTCTTCCTGGATGGAGATGTAGACGGCTGAGATCGGATCGCTGTAATTAAAGTTCGGTACGGTCAGGGCAAGGAGCGGACTCACGAAGTAGGCGGTGAGTGCTACGCTTGCGAGCATGCCTGGTGTGTTGCCGAATAGGAAGGCGACGCGGATCAGGCTGGATGCTGTGAGCAATAACAAGATCGTAAAGATTGACCATTGGATAGCGCGGTCGTCAGCCAGGGAGTAGATGCTGGTTCCGAATAGGCTGATGAGCAGGCCGACGATGACGTTGAGCAGGATGAAAAGGGTTGCCCGCAGCCAGAATGGTGCTGTTTTGAAATAGACTCCGCTGAAGTAGCCGATGAGCAGGCTGCTTAGCAGAACAATGACAAGGATGACGACCGGCGGTACGGTTTTGGCTTTTTCGATTGGTTCTTCCCCGGAAATTTGAATCGGGTTCGCCAGGTGATCGTAAACAAATCCGTTATCCTGGCCGTCTACTCTTGCATTGCTGAGTACTTTGAAGACTTGGTCTCTGGATAGCTCGGTTGCGGCTACGTTGGCAGCCCATTTATTGTTTAGTTCGTCGGATTTTTGCTGGACTTCGTCTACTTTTTTATAGAGCTGGTCTGTGTTGGTGAGGACGTTTGTCTGACGCTCTCCAAGTGAATCCATCAGGCTGTTCATTTGTTCGATAGTGCCTTTGATGCTTTGAGTTCCGGATACGAGTCCTGTGCCGCTTGCAGGAACCTGAGATGGACCGGCTGATACATCAGGCTGCCCCGGTGCCGTTCCCCCCTGCAGCTGCTGCATGAGCTGGTCTGCGTTCGCCTGAACGGCTGTCAGGTCTTCCATCATGGCGTTTTGCTGTGTGTCGATGTTTCCGCTGTACTCTGAGATGAAGTTGGTGAATGATTCTTCGAGTTTTGACATTTCAAGCTGGGCGGATGGGAAGTTTCCTTGCATCGCATCTGTCGCACTGCTCTCTTCTTCTGTCGGAGTGAGTGCGGTTTTCATTTTTTCGTTTAATTCTTCGTTTGCCAGGACTGTATTTTTGATAGTGCTGTC is a window encoding:
- the essA gene encoding type VII secretion protein EssA codes for the protein MNQTKKMRKRAVLLTALLLLIQAPAVQAEEQVPDPPDIDTIAPNVYEKKEIKKQTDYFHEETLYQKKYNAPEELKNLDYLSPDPNKTEKQLEELFTAYTPNQFEVSNVAVQTVEAGLFMDSEEELFQNTGSQELEPDAAAETKGSSLTILYIAIIGIGLLLILLILIPRLTAGKKEEL